A region of Vigna radiata var. radiata cultivar VC1973A chromosome 6, Vradiata_ver6, whole genome shotgun sequence DNA encodes the following proteins:
- the LOC106764821 gene encoding protein RBL isoform X5, whose amino-acid sequence MNASIIDPLQGDFPEVIEEYLEHGCMKCIAFNRRGTLLAAGCNDGSCVIWDFETRGIAKILHDNECSSPITSICWSKYGHRILVSAADKSLILWDVMSGKKITRIVLQQTPLQARLHPGSSTPSLCLACPLSCAPMIVDLNTGNSTLLKVSVSETSNGLIPPSRNKSSDGITSFTPTAACFNKYGTLVYLGNSKGEILVIDYKNGEVRAVVPITGGSVVKNIVFSRNGQYLLTNSNDRVIRIYENLLPLKDEVRTLDELNENCGDVNNSEKLKVIGSKCLILFREFQDAITKVHWKAPCFSGDGEWVVGGSACKGEHKIYIWDRAGHLVKILEGPKEALIDLAWHPVHPFVVSVSLNGFVYIWAKDYTENWSAFAPDFKELEENEEYVEREDEFDLIPDTEKVKAPDVNEDEEVDIISVEKDATFSDSDMSQEELCFLPATPSRDPLEQQDKCAESSSKLLDSNNTGSPSEEAGPNGLMMNHASSLLEDDAGRFKRKRKPSEKVLELQAEKVKKSSKSSKLAKPKNKSLVDQDNVTEVA is encoded by the exons ATGAACGCCTCCATCATTG ATCCTTTGCAGGGTGATTTCCCAGAAGTCATAGAAGAGTATTTAGAACATGGCTGTATGAAATGCATTGCCTTTAATCGCCGTGGTACCCTTCTTGCGG CTGGGTGCAATGATGGAAGTTGCGTTATTTGGGATTTTGAAACAAGAGGCATCGCTAAGATTCTTCATGATAATGAATGTTCTTCCCCCATAACTAGCATCTGTTGGTCAAAGTATGGTCATCGAATTCTGGTATCTGCTGCTGACAAATCATTAATTTTGTGGGATGTTATGAGTGGTAAGAAGATAACACGAATAGTTTTGCAACAAACCCCTCTACAAGCGCGTCTTCATCCAGGATCTTCAACACCATCTCTTTGCTTAGCATGTCCTCTTTCATGTGCTCCTATGATTGTTGACCTGAATACAGGAAACTCAACTTTGCTTAAGGTTTCTGTGTCAGAGACAAGCAATGGACTAATCCCTCCCTCACGCAATAAGTCTTCTGATGGAATCACCTCCTTTACACCAACCGCTGCTTGTTTTAACAAATACGGGACTCTGGTTTATTTGGGAAACTCAAAAGGTGAAATTCTTGTTATTGATTACAAAAATGGTGAAGTGCGTGCTGTAGTCCCAATCACCGGTGGTTCTGTTGTAAAGAACATTGTGTTCAGCAGGAATGGGCAGTATCTACTCACGAACTCCAATGATCGAGTAATAAGGATCTATGAAAACCTTCTGCCCCTGAAAGATGAGGTCAGAACCCTTGATGAACTAAATGAGAACTGTGGTGATGTAAATAATAGTGAGAAGTTGAAGGTCATTGggtcaaaatgtttaattttgttccGGGAATTTCAAGATGCCATCACAAAGGTACACTGGAAAGCCCCTTGTTTCAGTGGTGATGGTGAGTGGGTAGTCGGTGGTTCTGCTTGTAAAGGTGAGCACAAAATTTACATATGGGATAGAGCTGGGCATCTTGTGAAAATCCTTGAAGGACCAAAGGAAGCTCTTATTGATCTAGCATGGCATCCTGTACATCCTTTTGTCGTATCTGTTTCCTTGAATGGCTTTGTTTATATATGGGCAAAAGATTATACGGAGAATTGGAGTGCATTTGCTCCTGACTTCAAGGAGCTTGAGGAAAATGAGGAGTATGTAGAGCGTGAAGATGAATTTGATCTGATTCCTGACACTGAGAAG GTGAAAGCTCCTGATGTAAATGAAGATGAGGAAGTTGACATCATATCAGTGGAGAAAGATGCCACTTTCAGTGATTCTGATATGTCTCAAGAAGAGCTATGTTTCTTGCCAGCAACCCCTAGTCGTGATCCTCTGGAACAACAAGACAAGTGTGCAGAAAGTTCTTCGAAGTTGTTGGACAGCAATAACACTGGATCCCCTTCAGAAGAAGCTGGACCAAATGGACTTATGATGAATCACGCATCCAGTCTTCTTGAAG ACGATGCTGGGCgctttaaaagaaagagaaaacctTCAGAGAAGGTGTTGGAATTGCAAGCAGAAAAAGTTAAGAAATCTTCAAAATCAAGCAAATTGGCAAAACCCAAGAACAAAtctttggttgatcaagatAATG TTACGGAAGTGGCATGA
- the LOC106764821 gene encoding protein RBL isoform X3, which translates to MNASIIDPLQGDFPEVIEEYLEHGCMKCIAFNRRGTLLAAGCNDGSCVIWDFETRGIAKILHDNECSSPITSICWSKYGHRILVSAADKSLILWDVMSGKKITRIVLQQTPLQARLHPGSSTPSLCLACPLSCAPMIVDLNTGNSTLLKVSVSETSNGLIPPSRNKSSDGITSFTPTAACFNKYGTLVYLGNSKGEILVIDYKNGEVRAVVPITGGSVVKNIVFSRNGQYLLTNSNDRVIRIYENLLPLKDEVRTLDELNENCGDVNNSEKLKVIGSKCLILFREFQDAITKVHWKAPCFSGDGEWVVGGSACKGEHKIYIWDRAGHLVKILEGPKEALIDLAWHPVHPFVVSVSLNGFVYIWAKDYTENWSAFAPDFKELEENEEYVEREDEFDLIPDTEKVKAPDVNEDEEVDIISVEKDATFSDSDMSQEELCFLPATPSRDPLEQQDKCAESSSKLLDSNNTGSPSEEAGPNGLMMNHASSLLEDDAGRFKRKRKPSEKVLELQAEKVKKSSKSSKLAKPKNKSLVDQDNGNSFHGDGISGE; encoded by the exons ATGAACGCCTCCATCATTG ATCCTTTGCAGGGTGATTTCCCAGAAGTCATAGAAGAGTATTTAGAACATGGCTGTATGAAATGCATTGCCTTTAATCGCCGTGGTACCCTTCTTGCGG CTGGGTGCAATGATGGAAGTTGCGTTATTTGGGATTTTGAAACAAGAGGCATCGCTAAGATTCTTCATGATAATGAATGTTCTTCCCCCATAACTAGCATCTGTTGGTCAAAGTATGGTCATCGAATTCTGGTATCTGCTGCTGACAAATCATTAATTTTGTGGGATGTTATGAGTGGTAAGAAGATAACACGAATAGTTTTGCAACAAACCCCTCTACAAGCGCGTCTTCATCCAGGATCTTCAACACCATCTCTTTGCTTAGCATGTCCTCTTTCATGTGCTCCTATGATTGTTGACCTGAATACAGGAAACTCAACTTTGCTTAAGGTTTCTGTGTCAGAGACAAGCAATGGACTAATCCCTCCCTCACGCAATAAGTCTTCTGATGGAATCACCTCCTTTACACCAACCGCTGCTTGTTTTAACAAATACGGGACTCTGGTTTATTTGGGAAACTCAAAAGGTGAAATTCTTGTTATTGATTACAAAAATGGTGAAGTGCGTGCTGTAGTCCCAATCACCGGTGGTTCTGTTGTAAAGAACATTGTGTTCAGCAGGAATGGGCAGTATCTACTCACGAACTCCAATGATCGAGTAATAAGGATCTATGAAAACCTTCTGCCCCTGAAAGATGAGGTCAGAACCCTTGATGAACTAAATGAGAACTGTGGTGATGTAAATAATAGTGAGAAGTTGAAGGTCATTGggtcaaaatgtttaattttgttccGGGAATTTCAAGATGCCATCACAAAGGTACACTGGAAAGCCCCTTGTTTCAGTGGTGATGGTGAGTGGGTAGTCGGTGGTTCTGCTTGTAAAGGTGAGCACAAAATTTACATATGGGATAGAGCTGGGCATCTTGTGAAAATCCTTGAAGGACCAAAGGAAGCTCTTATTGATCTAGCATGGCATCCTGTACATCCTTTTGTCGTATCTGTTTCCTTGAATGGCTTTGTTTATATATGGGCAAAAGATTATACGGAGAATTGGAGTGCATTTGCTCCTGACTTCAAGGAGCTTGAGGAAAATGAGGAGTATGTAGAGCGTGAAGATGAATTTGATCTGATTCCTGACACTGAGAAG GTGAAAGCTCCTGATGTAAATGAAGATGAGGAAGTTGACATCATATCAGTGGAGAAAGATGCCACTTTCAGTGATTCTGATATGTCTCAAGAAGAGCTATGTTTCTTGCCAGCAACCCCTAGTCGTGATCCTCTGGAACAACAAGACAAGTGTGCAGAAAGTTCTTCGAAGTTGTTGGACAGCAATAACACTGGATCCCCTTCAGAAGAAGCTGGACCAAATGGACTTATGATGAATCACGCATCCAGTCTTCTTGAAG ACGATGCTGGGCgctttaaaagaaagagaaaacctTCAGAGAAGGTGTTGGAATTGCAAGCAGAAAAAGTTAAGAAATCTTCAAAATCAAGCAAATTGGCAAAACCCAAGAACAAAtctttggttgatcaagatAATGGTAACAGTTTTCATGGTGATGGGATTTCTGGTGAATGA